In one window of Azoarcus olearius DNA:
- a CDS encoding quinone oxidoreductase family protein — protein sequence MTHAIRFHQTGGPEVLQWEEVEPGAPAAGEARIRQHAVGLNFIDTYHRSGLYPVPLPSGLGSEGAGVVEAVGEGVTDLAVGDRVAYATGPLGAYAEGRNLPADRLVKLPDAISFEQGAAAMLQGLTAQYLLRRTYRVQTGDTILIHAAAGGVGTIVCQWAKALGATVIGTVGSDEKAALARAHGCDHPIVYTRDNFAARVREITGGEGLPVVYDSIGKDTFMDSLSCLRPLGMMVLFGASSGPVPPFDCGVLAKMGSLFLTRPSLFTYAAKRADLLAMADELFEAIISGKVKIEINQRYALKDAAQAHRDLEARRTTGSTVLLP from the coding sequence ATGACCCATGCCATCCGCTTCCACCAGACGGGCGGTCCAGAAGTGCTGCAGTGGGAGGAGGTCGAGCCGGGTGCGCCGGCAGCTGGTGAGGCCCGCATCCGCCAACATGCGGTGGGGCTCAATTTCATCGACACCTACCACCGCTCCGGCCTGTACCCGGTGCCGCTGCCCTCCGGGCTGGGCAGCGAGGGCGCCGGCGTGGTCGAGGCCGTGGGCGAGGGGGTGACCGACCTCGCCGTGGGCGACCGCGTGGCCTACGCCACCGGGCCGCTCGGCGCCTATGCCGAGGGGCGCAACCTGCCGGCCGACCGCCTGGTGAAGCTGCCGGACGCGATCAGCTTCGAGCAGGGCGCGGCGGCGATGCTGCAGGGGCTGACCGCGCAGTACCTGCTGCGCCGCACCTACCGCGTGCAGACGGGCGACACCATCCTGATCCATGCCGCGGCCGGCGGCGTGGGCACCATCGTGTGCCAGTGGGCGAAGGCGCTCGGTGCCACGGTCATCGGCACCGTGGGGTCGGACGAGAAGGCCGCGCTCGCGCGTGCCCACGGCTGCGACCATCCTATCGTCTATACCCGCGACAACTTCGCCGCCCGGGTGCGCGAGATCACCGGCGGAGAGGGGCTGCCGGTGGTGTACGACTCGATCGGCAAGGACACCTTCATGGACTCGCTGTCCTGCCTGCGACCGCTCGGCATGATGGTGCTGTTCGGCGCCTCGTCCGGCCCGGTGCCGCCGTTCGACTGCGGCGTGCTCGCCAAGATGGGCTCGCTGTTCCTGACCCGGCCGTCGCTCTTCACCTACGCGGCCAAACGCGCCGACCTGCTGGCGATGGCGGACGAGTTGTTCGAGGCGATCATCAGCGGCAAGGTGAAGATCGAGATCAACCAGCGTTACGCGCTCAAGGACGCCGCACAGGCGCACCGCGACCTGGAAGCGCGCCGGACCACCGGCTCCACCGTTCTGCTGCCCTGA
- a CDS encoding phospholipase A, producing MSLRPCLSLLCLLVGGAAVAAPAAAPDAWLLASPEPRVVPGQPFEVIVIAPSALVEWPATLPAQIELAAPGPRIAIDLVPANVPAQGGQRRYIGHWPREVVGVATLSLREAASARLLMDAAAASRSPVEVARSVPVDAAADVAAQAPGAEPAQPAALGFHEPMYFVAGGRNPRSARYQLSFRYRIFDQQGVVAEALPVTRGLYFGFTQTSVWDLESDSKPFRDTSFRPSLFYQWKLLDPSDGASLTLAGGYEHESNGRSGLESRSIDTFFVRGDARYYFGDGQTYFAVAPKAWHYIDKDDNPDITRYRGYAELGLRFGRDDGLLLAAQLRRGTAGVGSTQLDLSYPLRRSVFSGVGAFLHLQYFNGYGETLLDYNEARSPQIRIGLSLVR from the coding sequence TTGAGCCTACGGCCCTGCTTGTCCTTGTTGTGTCTGCTGGTGGGCGGCGCGGCGGTTGCGGCGCCGGCCGCCGCGCCGGATGCGTGGTTGCTGGCAAGTCCCGAGCCGCGCGTAGTTCCGGGGCAACCCTTCGAGGTGATCGTGATCGCCCCGTCCGCGCTGGTCGAATGGCCGGCGACACTGCCGGCGCAGATCGAGCTTGCGGCGCCCGGCCCGCGGATTGCCATCGACCTGGTGCCGGCCAACGTGCCGGCGCAGGGCGGCCAGCGCCGCTACATCGGCCACTGGCCGCGCGAGGTGGTGGGCGTGGCGACGCTGTCGCTGCGCGAGGCGGCCTCTGCGCGGCTGCTGATGGACGCCGCGGCGGCGAGCCGCAGTCCGGTTGAGGTCGCGCGCTCGGTGCCGGTCGACGCGGCAGCCGATGTCGCCGCGCAGGCGCCGGGCGCGGAGCCGGCCCAGCCGGCCGCGCTCGGCTTTCACGAGCCGATGTACTTCGTCGCCGGGGGGCGCAATCCGCGCTCGGCGCGCTACCAGCTCAGCTTCCGCTACCGCATCTTCGACCAGCAGGGCGTGGTTGCCGAGGCGCTGCCGGTCACGCGCGGGCTGTACTTCGGCTTCACCCAGACCTCGGTGTGGGACCTGGAGTCCGATTCCAAGCCCTTCCGTGACACCAGCTTCCGCCCCTCCCTGTTCTACCAGTGGAAGCTGCTCGACCCGAGCGATGGCGCCTCGCTGACGCTCGCCGGCGGCTACGAGCATGAATCGAACGGCCGCAGCGGACTGGAGTCGCGCAGCATCGACACCTTCTTCGTGCGCGGCGACGCGCGCTACTACTTCGGCGACGGTCAAACCTACTTCGCGGTGGCGCCCAAGGCGTGGCACTACATCGACAAGGACGACAACCCGGACATCACACGCTACCGCGGTTACGCGGAACTCGGCCTGCGCTTCGGGCGCGACGACGGCCTGCTGCTCGCCGCCCAGCTGCGCCGCGGCACCGCCGGAGTTGGCAGCACGCAGCTCGATCTCTCCTATCCGCTGCGCCGCAGCGTGTTCTCGGGCGTCGGCGCCTTCCTGCACCTGCAGTACTTCAACGGCTATGGCGAAACCCTGCTCGACTACAACGAGGCGCGTTCGCCGCAGATTAGAATCGGCCTTTCCCTCGTCAGATGA
- a CDS encoding NADP-dependent malic enzyme produces MDQDFIAAALDYHRAPTRGKISVVPTKGLTNQRDLALAYSPGVAAACDAIVADPAEARELTSRGNLVAVVTNGTAVLGLGNIGPLAAKPVMEGKGCLFKKFANIDVFDIELAENDPDKLIDIIASLEPTLGGINLEDIKAPECFYIEKKLRERMKIPVFHDDQHGTAIISAAGLINGLKVIGKNIAEVKLVCSGAGAAAIACLDLMVSVGLKRENVYVCDSKGVIYQGREENMEPTKARYAQITDARTLGDVIAGADVFLGLSTAGVLKPEMVAKMADKPLIFALANPNPEILPADAKAVRPDCIIATGRSDFPNQVNNVLCFPFIFRGALDVGATTINEEMKLACVKAIAELAQAEQSDVVASAYGGAELSFGPEYIIPKPFDPRLIVKVAPAVAKAAMESGVATRPIEDFEAYIASLTDLVYTSGMVMKPVFSAAKRVPLEQKRVVYAEGEDERVLHATRVVIDEGLARPILVGRPSVIEMRIKKIGLNLVPGRDFDVVNPESDPRYRDLWNEYYRLKGRDGVTPDIAKAKMRRDTTLIGAMLLRTGDADALVCGTFGTYEYHFQHVQDVIGLRAGAKQFAAMNLLMLPKRTLAITDTYVNEDPSAEEVAEIARMAAEELRRFGIEPRVALLSHSNFGSSRSASARKMREASELLRQLAPELECDGEMHGDAALSVEIRNKVHPDSSLVGEANLLVMPNLDAANISFNLMKIANGDGVSVGPILLGAAKPVHILTPSATVRRLVNITALAVVDAQESRRA; encoded by the coding sequence ATGGATCAGGATTTCATCGCCGCGGCGCTGGATTATCACCGTGCACCGACGCGCGGCAAGATTTCGGTCGTCCCCACCAAAGGCCTCACCAACCAGCGCGATCTGGCGCTGGCCTATTCGCCCGGCGTGGCCGCCGCGTGTGACGCCATCGTTGCCGACCCGGCTGAAGCACGCGAACTCACCAGCCGCGGCAACCTCGTCGCCGTGGTCACCAACGGCACCGCGGTGCTCGGCCTGGGCAACATCGGCCCGCTGGCCGCCAAGCCGGTGATGGAAGGCAAGGGCTGCCTGTTCAAGAAGTTCGCCAACATCGACGTGTTCGACATCGAACTCGCCGAGAACGACCCCGACAAGCTGATCGACATCATCGCCTCGCTGGAGCCCACGCTGGGCGGTATCAACCTCGAGGACATCAAGGCGCCCGAGTGCTTCTACATCGAGAAGAAGCTGCGCGAGCGCATGAAGATTCCGGTCTTCCACGACGACCAGCACGGCACCGCGATCATCTCTGCGGCCGGCCTGATCAACGGCCTCAAGGTCATCGGCAAGAACATCGCCGAGGTCAAGCTGGTGTGTTCCGGCGCCGGCGCGGCCGCGATCGCCTGCCTCGACCTGATGGTCAGCGTGGGCCTGAAGCGCGAGAACGTCTACGTCTGCGACTCCAAGGGCGTGATCTACCAGGGTCGCGAAGAGAACATGGAGCCGACCAAGGCGCGCTATGCGCAGATCACCGATGCCCGCACGCTGGGCGACGTGATCGCCGGCGCCGACGTTTTCCTCGGCTTGTCCACCGCCGGCGTGCTGAAGCCGGAAATGGTGGCGAAGATGGCCGACAAGCCGCTGATCTTCGCGCTCGCCAACCCCAATCCGGAAATCCTGCCGGCCGACGCCAAGGCGGTGCGCCCGGACTGCATCATCGCCACCGGCCGTTCGGACTTCCCGAACCAGGTGAACAACGTGCTGTGCTTCCCCTTCATCTTCCGTGGTGCGCTTGACGTCGGCGCCACCACGATCAATGAAGAGATGAAGCTCGCCTGCGTGAAGGCGATCGCCGAACTGGCCCAGGCCGAGCAGAGCGACGTGGTGGCCTCCGCTTACGGCGGCGCCGAACTCAGCTTTGGCCCGGAATACATCATTCCGAAGCCCTTCGATCCGCGCCTGATCGTCAAGGTGGCCCCGGCGGTCGCCAAGGCGGCGATGGAATCCGGTGTCGCCACGCGCCCGATCGAGGATTTCGAAGCCTACATCGCCAGCCTCACCGATCTGGTTTACACCTCCGGCATGGTCATGAAGCCGGTGTTCTCCGCCGCCAAGCGTGTGCCGCTGGAGCAAAAGCGCGTGGTGTACGCGGAAGGCGAGGACGAGCGCGTGCTGCACGCGACCCGCGTCGTGATCGATGAAGGCCTGGCGCGCCCGATCCTGGTGGGCCGCCCGAGCGTGATCGAGATGCGGATCAAGAAGATCGGCCTCAACCTGGTGCCGGGCCGCGACTTCGACGTCGTCAATCCCGAGTCCGACCCGCGCTACCGCGACCTGTGGAACGAGTACTACCGCCTCAAGGGCCGCGACGGCGTCACCCCCGACATCGCCAAGGCCAAGATGCGCCGCGACACCACGCTGATCGGCGCGATGCTGCTGCGCACCGGCGACGCCGACGCACTGGTGTGCGGTACCTTCGGCACCTACGAGTACCACTTCCAGCATGTGCAGGACGTCATCGGGCTGCGCGCCGGCGCCAAGCAGTTCGCCGCGATGAACCTGTTGATGCTGCCCAAGCGCACGCTGGCGATCACCGACACTTACGTGAACGAGGATCCGAGCGCGGAGGAAGTCGCCGAGATCGCCCGCATGGCGGCCGAGGAACTGCGCCGCTTCGGCATCGAGCCGCGCGTCGCGCTGCTGTCGCACTCCAACTTCGGCAGCTCGCGTTCGGCTTCCGCGCGCAAGATGCGCGAAGCCAGCGAACTGCTGCGCCAGCTCGCGCCGGAACTCGAATGCGACGGCGAAATGCACGGCGACGCCGCGCTGTCGGTCGAGATCCGCAACAAGGTCCATCCGGATTCCAGCCTGGTCGGCGAAGCCAACCTGCTGGTGATGCCCAACCTGGATGCTGCCAACATCTCGTTCAACCTGATGAAGATCGCCAACGGCGACGGCGTGTCGGTGGGGCCGATCCTGCTCGGCGCGGCCAAGCCGGTGCACATCCTGACGCCGTCGGCCACCGTGCGCCGGCTGGTGAACATCACCGCGCTCGCCGTGGTCGATGCGCAGGAGTCGCGCCGCGCCTGA
- a CDS encoding ParA family protein codes for MRRVVFNQKGGVGKSTITCNLAAISAQQGLRTLVIDLDPQGNSTHYLLGDSAEEVDATLAGFFDQTLNFKLNPRRTADFVVATPFDRLDLMPSHPQLEELQSKLESRYKIYKLRDALDELADSYDRVYIDTPPALNFYTRSALIAANACLIPFDCDDFSRRALYALLENVDEIRADHNRDLAVEGIVVNQYQPRASLPQKVVQELIDEGLPVLSPYLSASVKIKESHEQARPMIHLEPKHKLSQEFVALHDTLARKYGA; via the coding sequence ATGCGGCGCGTGGTGTTCAATCAGAAAGGCGGGGTCGGCAAATCCACCATCACCTGCAACCTGGCCGCGATCAGCGCCCAGCAGGGCTTGCGCACGCTGGTGATCGACCTCGACCCGCAGGGCAATTCCACCCATTACCTGCTGGGCGACAGCGCCGAAGAAGTGGACGCGACACTGGCGGGCTTCTTCGACCAGACCCTCAACTTCAAGCTCAACCCGCGCCGCACCGCAGACTTCGTGGTCGCCACGCCCTTCGACCGGCTGGACCTGATGCCGTCCCATCCGCAGCTGGAGGAACTGCAAAGCAAGCTGGAGTCGCGCTACAAGATCTACAAGTTGCGCGACGCGCTGGACGAACTCGCCGACAGCTACGACCGCGTCTATATCGACACCCCGCCGGCACTGAACTTCTACACCCGCTCGGCGCTGATCGCCGCCAACGCCTGCCTGATTCCGTTCGACTGTGACGACTTCTCGCGCCGCGCGCTCTACGCGCTGCTGGAAAATGTCGACGAGATCCGCGCCGACCACAACCGCGACCTCGCGGTCGAAGGCATCGTGGTCAATCAGTACCAGCCGCGCGCGAGCCTGCCGCAGAAAGTGGTGCAGGAGCTGATCGACGAGGGCCTGCCGGTGCTGTCGCCCTACCTGTCGGCCTCGGTGAAGATCAAGGAGTCGCATGAACAGGCGCGCCCGATGATCCACCTTGAACCCAAGCACAAGCTGTCGCAGGAGTTCGTCGCCCTGCACGACACGCTGGCACGCAAGTACGGCGCCTGA
- a CDS encoding UvrD-helicase domain-containing protein, producing the protein MSNLLANLNEQQHQAVTLPSQHALILAGAGSGKTRVLTTRIAWLVQSGQASPAEILAVTFTNKAAKEMHARLAAMLPINTRSMWIGTFHGLCNRLLRAHHRDAGLPQLFQILDSGDQLAAIKRLLKTLNVDDEKFPPRELQHFINGQKEAGFRPHAVEAWDDFTRQRVQLYQEYEAQCQRESVVDFAELLLRTYELLERNEPIRRHYQRRFRHILVDEFQDTNVLQYRWLKLLADEGREGGASLFCVGDDDQSIYRFRGAEVGNMRDFEREFRVQNVIRLEQNYRSRGNILDAANAIIRNNSDRLGKNLWTDQGAGEPIRVFEAFSDADEARWLVDEVRGLVRDGALRSEIALLYRSNAQSRVLEHQLFTAGVPYRVYGGLRFFERQEIKHALAYLRLIANPDDDTAFARVVNFPTRGIGARSLEALQDAARTYNTSLYATVPHLSGKAGTVLAQFVRLVEDLRRDTARLPLPELIDHVLDASGLRAHYKSEKEGQERLENLDELLGAGSNFVAEAQADAEVLAGDHALLADFLAHASLEAGDHQADQGADAVQLMTVHSAKGLEFNVVFVSGLEEGLFPHENSILEAEGLEEERRLMYVAVTRARERLYLSFAQSRMLHGQTRYNLRSRFLEEIPAGLVKWLTPPNPRSMAGGALAGMGGGYFKPGASVAPVAARQARGTSAHLPNGLRIGQSVAHAKFGQGVIVAAEGSGSDAKVQINFGPAGVKWLLLAVAKLEPV; encoded by the coding sequence ATGTCCAACCTGCTTGCCAACCTTAACGAACAGCAACATCAGGCAGTCACCCTGCCATCCCAGCACGCCCTGATCCTCGCCGGTGCCGGCTCTGGCAAGACCCGCGTGTTGACCACCCGCATCGCCTGGCTGGTGCAGTCGGGCCAGGCCAGCCCGGCGGAAATCCTCGCCGTCACCTTCACTAACAAGGCGGCCAAGGAAATGCATGCCCGCCTCGCCGCGATGCTGCCGATCAACACCCGCAGCATGTGGATCGGCACCTTCCACGGCCTCTGCAACCGGCTGTTGCGGGCCCACCATCGCGATGCTGGCTTGCCGCAGCTGTTCCAGATCCTCGATTCCGGCGATCAGCTCGCTGCGATCAAGCGGCTGCTGAAGACGCTCAACGTCGACGACGAGAAATTCCCGCCGCGCGAGTTGCAGCACTTCATCAATGGCCAGAAGGAAGCCGGCTTCCGCCCCCACGCGGTGGAGGCCTGGGACGACTTCACGCGCCAGCGTGTACAGCTCTACCAGGAGTATGAAGCGCAGTGCCAGCGCGAGTCAGTTGTGGATTTTGCGGAGTTGCTGCTGCGCACCTATGAGCTGCTGGAGCGCAACGAGCCGATCCGGCGCCACTACCAGCGGCGCTTCCGCCACATCCTCGTCGATGAGTTCCAGGACACCAACGTGTTGCAGTACCGCTGGCTGAAGTTGCTCGCCGACGAAGGTCGGGAGGGGGGCGCGTCGCTGTTCTGCGTCGGCGACGACGACCAGTCGATCTACCGCTTCCGCGGCGCAGAGGTCGGCAACATGCGTGACTTCGAGCGAGAGTTCCGGGTGCAGAACGTGATCCGGCTGGAGCAGAACTACCGTTCCCGCGGCAACATCCTCGACGCCGCCAACGCGATCATCCGGAACAACTCCGACCGCCTCGGCAAGAACCTGTGGACCGACCAGGGCGCGGGCGAGCCGATCCGTGTGTTCGAGGCCTTTTCCGATGCCGACGAGGCGCGCTGGCTCGTCGACGAGGTCCGCGGGCTGGTGCGCGACGGCGCGCTGCGCAGCGAGATCGCACTGCTGTACCGCTCCAACGCCCAGTCCCGCGTGCTGGAGCATCAACTGTTTACAGCCGGTGTGCCCTACCGGGTGTATGGCGGCCTGCGCTTCTTCGAACGGCAGGAGATCAAGCACGCGCTCGCCTACCTGCGCCTGATCGCCAATCCCGACGACGACACGGCGTTCGCGCGCGTGGTCAACTTCCCCACGCGCGGCATCGGCGCGCGGTCGCTGGAAGCGCTGCAGGATGCCGCGCGCACCTACAACACCAGCCTGTACGCCACGGTGCCGCACCTGTCGGGCAAGGCCGGCACGGTGCTCGCGCAGTTCGTCCGCCTGGTGGAAGACCTGCGCCGGGACACCGCCCGTCTGCCGTTGCCCGAGCTGATCGACCACGTGCTCGACGCGAGCGGGCTGCGGGCGCACTACAAATCCGAAAAGGAAGGGCAGGAGCGGCTGGAGAACCTGGACGAACTGCTGGGCGCAGGCAGCAATTTCGTCGCCGAGGCGCAAGCGGATGCAGAGGTGCTGGCCGGCGACCACGCCCTGCTCGCGGACTTCCTTGCCCACGCCTCGCTCGAAGCGGGCGACCATCAGGCAGACCAGGGGGCCGACGCGGTGCAGTTGATGACCGTGCATTCGGCCAAGGGGCTGGAGTTCAACGTGGTCTTCGTCTCGGGGCTGGAGGAAGGCCTGTTTCCGCACGAGAACAGCATCCTCGAAGCCGAAGGGCTGGAAGAGGAGCGCCGCCTGATGTACGTGGCGGTGACGCGGGCACGCGAGCGTCTTTACCTCTCCTTCGCGCAGAGCCGCATGCTGCACGGCCAGACGCGCTACAACCTGCGCTCGCGTTTCCTTGAGGAAATCCCGGCCGGGCTCGTCAAGTGGCTGACGCCGCCGAATCCGCGTTCGATGGCGGGCGGCGCGCTCGCCGGCATGGGCGGCGGCTACTTCAAGCCGGGCGCCAGCGTGGCTCCGGTGGCGGCGCGGCAAGCGCGGGGCACGTCGGCGCATCTGCCCAACGGGCTGCGCATCGGCCAGTCGGTGGCGCACGCGAAGTTCGGGCAGGGGGTCATCGTCGCTGCTGAGGGCAGCGGGTCGGACGCGAAGGTGCAGATCAACTTCGGCCCCGCGGGCGTCAAATGGCTGCTGCTGGCGGTGGCGAAGCTGGAGCCGGTGTAA
- the leuS gene encoding leucine--tRNA ligase, which translates to MQDKYQPAAVETAAQQHWESTAAFRVTEDATRPKYYCLSMFPYPSGKLHMGHVRNYTIGDVLARFHRMRGYNVLQPMGWDAFGMPAENAAIQNNVPPAKWTYANIDYMKGQLKRLGFAIDWSREVATCTPEYYRWEQWLFTRLFEKGLIYKKLGTVNWDPVDETVLANEQVIDGRGWRSGALVEKREIPMYYMKITAYADELLEALDGLPGWPEQVKLMQKNWIGRSEGVEVHFPYDLSTIGSSGVLKVFTTRGDTLMGATYVAVAAEHPLATQAAAGNPELAAFIDECKQGGVAEADLATMEKKGMPTGLRVVHPITGEYLPVWVANYVLMGYGEGAVMAVPAHDERDFAFATKYKLPIKMVVRSTHDAYENVAAPWIDAYAEHGKLVNSGKYDNLHFQDAVDAIAADLAAKGLGNKRVQYRLRDWGISRQRYWGCPIPMVRCDDCGDVPVPDEQLPVVLPENVEITGRGSPLAKMPEFYQCSCPKCGKPARRETDTMDTFVESSWYFLRYASPDSTTAMVDERVNYWAPVDQYIGGIEHAILHLLYSRFFTRAMRDCGLVNVSEPFTNLLTQGMVVAETYYRELDGGKKQWLNPADVQVERDERGRITAAKLASDGLPVVIGGTEKMSKSKNNGVDPQALVDQYGADTARLFIIFAAPPDQQLEWSDSGVEGASRFLRRVWNFGHAFASEFRAALPAARALAAGTLPAALADVRREIHTHLKQANYDFGKHQFNTVVSAAMKILNALEKAPRDDAAAHAEVAEEGFSILVRLLSPITPHIAHALWQDCGFGGDIVQAAWPEPLEAALKQDEIELMLQVNGKLRGSVKVAADAGKSDIEALALASEAAQKFMEGKPPKKVVVVPGRLVNIVV; encoded by the coding sequence ATGCAGGACAAATACCAACCGGCAGCCGTAGAAACCGCCGCCCAGCAGCACTGGGAATCCACCGCGGCGTTCCGCGTCACCGAAGATGCGACCCGCCCCAAGTACTACTGCCTGTCGATGTTCCCCTACCCGTCGGGCAAGCTGCACATGGGCCACGTGCGCAACTACACCATCGGCGACGTGCTGGCGCGCTTCCACCGTATGCGCGGCTACAACGTGCTGCAGCCGATGGGCTGGGACGCCTTCGGCATGCCGGCGGAGAACGCGGCGATCCAGAACAACGTGCCGCCGGCCAAGTGGACCTACGCCAACATCGACTACATGAAGGGCCAGTTGAAGCGCCTCGGCTTCGCCATCGACTGGTCGCGCGAGGTCGCCACCTGCACGCCGGAGTACTACCGCTGGGAGCAATGGCTGTTCACCCGCCTGTTCGAGAAGGGGCTGATCTACAAGAAGCTGGGCACGGTGAACTGGGACCCGGTCGATGAAACCGTGCTCGCCAACGAGCAGGTGATCGACGGTCGCGGCTGGCGTTCGGGCGCGCTGGTGGAAAAGCGCGAAATCCCGATGTACTACATGAAGATCACCGCCTACGCCGACGAGCTGCTGGAGGCGCTGGACGGGCTGCCCGGCTGGCCGGAACAGGTCAAGCTGATGCAGAAGAACTGGATCGGCCGCTCCGAAGGCGTGGAAGTGCACTTCCCCTACGACCTCTCCACCATCGGCAGCTCGGGCGTGCTCAAGGTGTTCACCACCCGCGGCGACACCCTGATGGGCGCCACCTACGTCGCGGTGGCCGCCGAGCACCCGCTCGCCACCCAGGCCGCCGCCGGCAACCCCGAACTCGCCGCCTTCATCGACGAATGCAAGCAGGGCGGCGTCGCCGAGGCCGATCTCGCGACGATGGAAAAGAAGGGCATGCCGACGGGCCTGCGCGTGGTGCATCCGATCACGGGCGAATACCTGCCGGTGTGGGTCGCCAACTACGTGCTGATGGGCTACGGCGAAGGCGCGGTGATGGCGGTGCCCGCCCACGACGAACGCGATTTCGCCTTCGCCACCAAGTACAAGCTGCCGATCAAGATGGTGGTGCGCTCCACCCACGACGCCTATGAAAACGTGGCGGCGCCGTGGATCGACGCCTACGCCGAGCACGGCAAGCTGGTGAATTCCGGCAAGTACGACAACCTGCACTTCCAGGACGCGGTGGACGCCATCGCCGCCGACCTCGCCGCCAAGGGCCTCGGCAACAAGCGCGTGCAGTACCGCCTGCGCGACTGGGGCATCTCGCGCCAGCGCTACTGGGGCTGCCCGATCCCGATGGTGCGCTGCGACGACTGCGGCGACGTGCCGGTACCGGACGAGCAGTTGCCGGTGGTGCTGCCCGAGAACGTCGAGATCACCGGCCGCGGCTCGCCGCTGGCCAAGATGCCCGAGTTCTACCAGTGCAGCTGCCCCAAGTGCGGCAAACCCGCCCGGCGCGAAACCGACACCATGGACACCTTCGTCGAGTCCTCCTGGTACTTCCTGCGCTACGCCTCGCCCGACAGCACCACCGCGATGGTCGATGAGCGGGTCAATTACTGGGCGCCGGTCGACCAGTACATCGGCGGCATCGAGCACGCCATCCTGCACCTGCTGTACTCGCGTTTCTTCACCCGCGCGATGCGCGACTGCGGCCTGGTGAATGTGTCCGAACCCTTCACCAACCTGCTGACCCAGGGCATGGTGGTCGCCGAAACCTATTACCGCGAACTCGACGGCGGCAAGAAGCAATGGCTCAATCCGGCCGACGTCCAGGTCGAACGCGACGAACGCGGCCGCATCACCGCGGCGAAGCTCGCCAGCGACGGCCTGCCGGTAGTCATCGGCGGCACCGAGAAGATGTCGAAGTCGAAGAACAACGGCGTCGATCCGCAGGCGCTGGTCGACCAGTACGGCGCCGACACCGCGCGCCTGTTCATCATCTTCGCCGCGCCGCCCGACCAGCAGCTGGAATGGTCCGACTCCGGCGTTGAAGGTGCCTCGCGCTTCCTGCGCCGGGTGTGGAATTTCGGCCACGCTTTCGCCAGCGAATTCCGTGCGGCACTGCCGGCTGCCCGCGCGCTCGCCGCCGGCACGCTGCCGGCCGCGCTCGCCGATGTGCGCCGCGAGATCCACACCCATCTGAAGCAGGCCAACTACGACTTCGGCAAGCACCAGTTCAACACCGTGGTGTCGGCGGCGATGAAGATCCTCAACGCCCTCGAGAAAGCGCCGCGCGACGATGCTGCCGCCCACGCCGAAGTCGCCGAGGAAGGCTTCTCCATCCTCGTCCGCCTGCTGTCGCCGATCACTCCGCACATCGCCCACGCGCTGTGGCAGGACTGCGGCTTCGGCGGCGACATCGTCCAGGCCGCGTGGCCGGAACCCCTGGAAGCCGCGCTCAAGCAGGACGAGATCGAGCTGATGCTGCAGGTCAACGGCAAGCTGCGTGGCTCGGTCAAGGTCGCCGCGGACGCCGGCAAGAGCGACATCGAAGCCCTGGCGCTCGCCTCCGAGGCGGCGCAGAAGTTCATGGAAGGCAAGCCGCCGAAGAAGGTGGTGGTCGTGCCCGGCCGGCTCGTCAATATCGTGGTTTGA
- the lptE gene encoding LPS assembly lipoprotein LptE: MPTPFTRRRALTLLAAAGATAALAGCGFRLRGPQPLDFATIHVGVSEFSELGALLRRQIATSGTTTVVEDAAKADVRLQVLANEREREILSLTGAGKVREYQLTQRMRFQLLDKNGSALIPPTAILARREYTFDDALILGKEQEENLLFRDMQSDLVQQLMRRLAVVRRPQ; encoded by the coding sequence ATGCCCACCCCCTTCACCCGCCGCCGCGCCCTCACCCTGCTGGCCGCGGCCGGCGCCACGGCGGCACTCGCCGGCTGCGGATTCCGCCTGCGCGGCCCGCAACCGCTCGACTTCGCCACCATCCATGTCGGCGTCAGCGAATTCTCCGAACTCGGCGCGCTGCTGCGCCGCCAGATCGCCACCAGCGGCACCACGACCGTGGTGGAGGACGCGGCGAAAGCCGACGTCAGGCTGCAGGTGCTCGCCAATGAACGCGAGCGCGAAATCCTGAGCCTGACCGGCGCCGGCAAGGTGCGCGAATACCAGCTTACCCAGCGCATGCGCTTCCAGCTGCTGGACAAGAACGGCAGCGCGCTGATTCCGCCCACGGCCATCCTGGCACGGCGCGAATACACCTTCGACGACGCGCTGATCCTGGGTAAGGAACAGGAGGAAAACCTGCTGTTCCGCGACATGCAGAGCGACCTCGTGCAACAGTTGATGCGTCGCCTCGCGGTGGTCCGCCGCCCGCAGTGA